The proteins below come from a single Aegilops tauschii subsp. strangulata cultivar AL8/78 chromosome 6, Aet v6.0, whole genome shotgun sequence genomic window:
- the LOC141025796 gene encoding B3 domain-containing protein Os03g0212300-like, translating to MVVVLCIVEYIACFINWVRCIISRCIILVLIGLFCCLSEMGGSSHRRSASPEYELDAFEFFSIILGTSVSATRQRLPDTFMNMLGEDPPHNVKLRQAGSGVRRLWDVELVIEEGHMYLCRGWEKFYSAYDLRTGYFLLFRYDDDATMLIVKVFNTTMCRMRYTDDEDASNGSSSSDTGYSQSSSNYAGYTAHQ from the exons ATGGTAGTTGTTCTTTGTATTGTGGAATACATCGCATGTTTTATAAATTGGGTCAGATGTATAATTAGTCGATGTATAATCCTtgtactaattggtctcttctgctgcttatcagagatggggggaagcagccaccgccgctctgcctcaccggagtacgagttggatgctttcgagttcttcagtatcatacttgggacttcagtatcagccacgaggcag aggctgcctgacacttttatgaacatgctgggtgaagatccgccacataatgtgaagctccgacaggccggcagcggggttcgcaggctgtgggacgtggagttggtgatcgaggagggccacatgtacctgtgccgtggctgggagaagttctacagtgcctacgacctacggaccgggtactttcttctcttcaggtacgacgatgacgccacaatgctcatcgtgaaggttttcaacacgactatgtgtcgcatgcgctacactgacgacgaagatgcca gcaatgggagcagcagcagcgacactggctacagccaaagcagcagcaattatg CTGGGTACACGGCCCATCAGTAG